In Pseudoalteromonas sp. '520P1 No. 423', the following proteins share a genomic window:
- a CDS encoding S1/P1 nuclease, with the protein MFALSHNAHAWSQNGHRIVAKIAENHLTETTLQAILPLLEGEKLAEVSTWPDEMRSNPSDFWQKESGKYHYVNISKASDFKPSSYNISAQSGEVTDAYALILKATSVLKSPSSNLKDKRFYFKFLVHVVGDIHQPMHVGHSEDRGGNRIKVKFFGKDSNLHSLWDGLLVENQNLSFTEFAHFIDTNDKTLISKYLNSQPKDWILESFYIAQKLYDIGDANYRYNYVYEQTPVVKKRLTQGGIRLAGLLNRIFDKSAIPLVNSLNNH; encoded by the coding sequence ATGTTTGCTTTATCTCATAATGCACATGCGTGGAGTCAAAATGGCCATAGAATTGTAGCAAAAATAGCAGAGAATCATCTCACCGAAACAACTTTACAAGCTATTTTACCGTTATTAGAGGGTGAGAAATTAGCCGAGGTTTCAACTTGGCCTGATGAAATGCGTTCAAATCCAAGTGATTTTTGGCAAAAAGAATCAGGTAAATATCACTACGTTAATATTAGTAAAGCATCAGATTTTAAACCTTCGTCTTATAATATTTCAGCACAATCAGGTGAAGTCACTGATGCTTATGCTTTAATTTTAAAAGCCACTTCAGTTTTAAAAAGCCCCTCTTCTAATTTAAAAGACAAACGTTTTTATTTTAAATTTTTAGTACATGTAGTTGGTGATATTCATCAGCCTATGCATGTTGGCCACAGTGAAGACCGTGGTGGAAACCGCATCAAGGTTAAATTTTTTGGTAAAGACAGTAATTTGCATTCACTTTGGGATGGCTTATTAGTTGAAAACCAAAATTTATCTTTTACAGAATTTGCACACTTTATAGATACAAACGATAAAACTCTCATTTCAAAATACTTAAATAGCCAACCGAAAGACTGGATTTTAGAGTCGTTTTATATAGCACAGAAGTTATATGACATTGGCGATGCTAATTATAGATATAACTATGTATACGAACAAACACCTGTTGTTAAAAAGCGTTTAACGCAAGGTGGCATTAGATTAGCAGGTTTATTGAATCGCATATTTGAT
- a CDS encoding PhnD/SsuA/transferrin family substrate-binding protein produces MFYLGNSRTEISNIAIPVFMEISSQCKTNGKAVDHNLIIYVPSEVVAKQVSHKLCQDEVVAKQYGNVIVHWGYKLGDSVEFLGKGVADLILAKENIMQAFMAESTYNYQAVLGYSNYTAFFISLKEKPKLKKLYFLDKKIGLLDYPTSRSGHILPKALFKDLELNIDNLDITYANSHEGLRDLLASGKVDLIASYWKKGDEKQFSKNYIEPISDPISGSKWYLKMDVDNTDLLCAVQRNLLDLAKENESTYFNHVKLFKSCNTELLTKVLTDA; encoded by the coding sequence ATGTTTTACCTAGGTAATTCAAGAACTGAAATATCTAATATAGCTATTCCTGTATTTATGGAAATATCAAGTCAATGTAAAACAAACGGCAAAGCTGTTGATCATAACTTAATTATTTATGTACCATCAGAAGTTGTGGCTAAACAGGTCTCACATAAACTATGTCAAGATGAAGTTGTAGCAAAACAATACGGGAATGTAATTGTACACTGGGGATATAAGTTAGGGGATTCTGTTGAATTTCTAGGAAAAGGCGTTGCAGATTTGATACTTGCAAAAGAGAATATCATGCAGGCTTTCATGGCTGAATCTACTTATAACTATCAAGCTGTTTTAGGTTACTCAAATTACACTGCATTTTTTATATCATTAAAAGAAAAACCAAAATTAAAAAAACTCTACTTTTTAGATAAAAAAATAGGGTTGTTAGATTACCCGACAAGTCGTTCAGGACACATTTTACCAAAAGCTTTATTTAAAGATTTAGAACTTAATATTGATAATTTAGATATCACTTATGCTAATTCACATGAAGGATTAAGAGACTTGTTAGCTAGCGGCAAAGTGGACTTAATTGCATCTTATTGGAAAAAAGGAGATGAAAAGCAGTTTTCTAAAAATTATATAGAACCAATTAGTGATCCAATAAGCGGTAGTAAGTGGTATTTAAAAATGGATGTAGACAATACAGATTTACTTTGTGCGGTACAAAGGAATTTGCTTGATTTAGCTAAAGAAAATGAATCAACCTATTTTAATCATGTAAAGTTATTTAAATCTTGTAATACGGAACTATTAACAAAGGTACTAACAGATGCTTAA
- the ushA gene encoding bifunctional UDP-sugar hydrolase/5'-nucleotidase UshA, giving the protein MSLSLIYKSILISSIFTISACSVFKEQASVSKTHKITILHTNDNHGRFWHNEDGEYGMAARKTLLDRLRSEAKAQDSEVLLLSGGDINTGIPESDMLHAEPDFKGMSLLGYDAMAIGNHEFDNPLSVLKKQQQWSNFPLLSANIFNKTTGERPFQAYKMFNKNGLKIAVIGLTTTDTAKIGNPEYISHLRFESPTLSSQKLINELKSTEKPDIVIAVTHMGHFTDGKHGINAPGDVKLARNLKQGSLDIIIGGHSQEPACMDGENKYDTDFQPGDVCTPDQQNGTWIMQAHEWGKYVGKAEFEFTNDELVLVDYQLIPVNYKRTTIAADGTKVKKLVGKKIENDPEMYHFLSKFQNQGQAQLIQPIAQLKGDLDGERNHVRFHQTNLGRLIAAAQMQKVNADFGVISGGGIRNSIRAGDINYKNVLTVHPFKNRLAYVEMKGDEIKSFLSKVASFPSDAGAYTQFYGVSLTLKQGIAENIKIQNKPIDLNRTYRFSLNSYNAAGGDGYPKLNKHPGYVPTNYIDAEVLKEFLIQNSPINANEYSPKGEIKYL; this is encoded by the coding sequence ATGTCTTTATCACTAATATACAAATCAATTTTAATCTCAAGTATTTTCACAATAAGTGCTTGCTCTGTATTTAAAGAACAAGCTTCCGTTTCGAAAACACACAAAATAACAATATTGCATACAAATGATAACCATGGTCGCTTTTGGCATAATGAAGATGGTGAGTATGGCATGGCGGCCCGTAAAACATTATTAGATCGCTTACGTTCAGAAGCCAAAGCACAAGACAGTGAAGTTTTATTATTATCTGGTGGTGATATTAATACTGGGATCCCTGAGTCAGATATGCTACATGCCGAACCTGATTTCAAAGGTATGTCTTTATTAGGTTATGATGCAATGGCAATTGGTAATCATGAGTTTGATAATCCACTTTCAGTACTTAAAAAACAACAACAATGGTCTAACTTTCCTTTATTATCAGCTAATATTTTTAATAAAACTACAGGCGAACGTCCATTCCAAGCCTATAAAATGTTTAATAAAAATGGACTTAAAATTGCTGTTATTGGATTAACAACAACTGATACAGCTAAAATTGGTAATCCTGAATATATTAGTCACCTAAGATTTGAATCTCCTACTCTATCTAGTCAAAAATTGATTAATGAACTTAAATCAACTGAAAAGCCAGATATTGTTATTGCAGTAACTCATATGGGCCATTTTACAGATGGAAAACATGGCATAAATGCACCAGGTGATGTAAAGCTAGCTAGAAACCTTAAACAAGGATCATTAGATATTATTATTGGGGGCCATTCGCAAGAGCCTGCGTGTATGGATGGTGAAAACAAATATGATACAGATTTTCAACCTGGTGATGTTTGTACTCCCGACCAACAAAATGGTACTTGGATCATGCAAGCCCATGAATGGGGTAAATATGTAGGTAAAGCAGAGTTTGAATTTACTAATGATGAACTAGTATTGGTTGACTATCAATTAATACCTGTTAATTACAAAAGAACAACGATTGCAGCTGATGGTACAAAGGTTAAAAAATTAGTTGGCAAAAAAATTGAAAATGACCCTGAAATGTATCACTTTTTGTCTAAGTTTCAAAATCAAGGGCAAGCACAACTAATACAACCTATTGCACAGTTAAAAGGTGATTTAGACGGTGAGAGAAATCATGTCAGATTTCATCAAACAAACTTAGGTAGATTAATTGCTGCTGCGCAAATGCAAAAAGTAAATGCTGACTTTGGTGTGATCAGTGGCGGTGGGATCAGAAACTCTATTAGAGCTGGCGATATAAACTATAAAAATGTATTAACCGTACATCCGTTTAAAAATCGTTTAGCTTATGTTGAAATGAAAGGAGATGAAATAAAGTCTTTTTTATCTAAAGTCGCTAGTTTCCCATCTGATGCCGGCGCTTATACACAGTTTTATGGTGTTTCTTTAACTTTGAAGCAAGGCATTGCTGAGAATATTAAAATTCAAAATAAACCAATCGATTTAAATCGTACCTATAGATTTAGTCTCAATAGTTATAATGCTGCAGGCGGTGATGGTTATCCGAAATTGAATAAACACCCTGGGTATGTACCTACCAATTATATAGATGCTGAAGTTTTAAAAGAATTCTTAATTCAAAACAGCCCTATTAATGCAAATGAATATTCTCCTAAAGGTGAAATTAAGTACCTTTAA
- a CDS encoding peptidylprolyl isomerase: MKNKISKLIKPVIALSALTLSMSSQATIVEFDVSISNEVKSVKVNLFDETTPITVANFLKYLNDGSYTDTVIHRAIPGFVVQGGGFTFENEIPLTKVDTDSAIKNEPVWSNVKGTISMAKLENQIDSATNQWFFNLEDNSANLDLQNGGFTVFGQVIEGMEVIESITSLSFCGEMPMPDYTQDQCTNGDLPGLENFVVVNQITINDPDVTSASSLSPIKNTLIEESNKTPDQVNSSSGGTFSWLNILAFGLIAFRKKFR; the protein is encoded by the coding sequence ATGAAGAATAAAATATCTAAGCTCATCAAACCAGTAATCGCTTTAAGTGCACTAACACTGAGCATGTCATCACAAGCTACAATTGTAGAATTCGATGTCTCAATTTCAAATGAAGTTAAAAGCGTTAAAGTGAATTTATTTGATGAAACAACACCAATCACAGTCGCTAATTTTTTGAAATATTTGAATGATGGGAGTTATACAGATACCGTTATACACAGGGCTATACCAGGGTTTGTCGTTCAAGGCGGTGGGTTTACTTTTGAAAATGAAATTCCTTTAACCAAAGTAGATACAGATTCTGCCATTAAAAACGAACCTGTTTGGTCAAATGTCAAAGGCACAATCTCTATGGCTAAGCTTGAAAATCAAATTGATAGTGCTACTAATCAATGGTTTTTTAATCTCGAAGACAATAGCGCTAATCTTGACCTCCAAAATGGCGGTTTCACAGTTTTTGGTCAAGTTATTGAAGGGATGGAAGTAATTGAATCAATAACCAGTCTATCTTTTTGTGGTGAAATGCCTATGCCCGATTATACTCAAGACCAATGTACAAATGGTGATTTACCAGGCCTAGAAAACTTTGTAGTTGTAAATCAAATTACAATTAATGATCCAGATGTTACTTCTGCTAGTTCGCTTTCACCAATAAAAAATACACTAATAGAAGAAAGTAATAAAACACCTGATCAGGTTAATAGTAGTAGCGGTGGTACTTTTTCTTGGCTAAATATACTAGCCTTTGGTCTGATTGCATTTCGTAAAAAATTTAGATAG
- a CDS encoding acyltransferase produces the protein MTYVVENIGLEALMDRANIIFTNGYVFDGAANINQLKHSFEAVFGCVNKFKFQLNYKSQNDFIWLNNEPSTILFGHQLCDDIEGDFKQLSSQSIDLISTAPMIMNVLENKNRSEFIIAISSNHTYMDARSANYIFNNFINHYNAVLQDEPALSKGILSKIKSLKTISGENFVTQALSQREEIHNAKNIEDLLEYKIEDIGEYGIDRTELTKCLDNFKKNIREPLNSQLDINQCIAHCRNTYPQLTKNSIVCAMLAKSVYLVNVEKRSKPKKHKISFKMLSDLLNNEDRQRYTGNYISFLPVTVDGEKSLSDIALQIHNRIVEFKTQGIDVSMFSLTEEAIKQELVGTSDEALSFVVTNWNNYDYLGCDRFLHDCISKKHLSAVNIEPKDNLGAALVNRPVAVINFSPNKELCLSFFPSLKCPQVNKDLLSQFKTLLHAKD, from the coding sequence ATGACATATGTAGTTGAAAATATAGGCCTAGAAGCTTTAATGGATCGCGCTAATATCATTTTCACAAATGGATATGTTTTTGATGGCGCTGCCAATATTAATCAACTTAAACACAGTTTTGAAGCTGTATTTGGTTGTGTAAATAAATTTAAGTTTCAATTAAATTATAAATCTCAAAATGATTTTATTTGGCTTAACAATGAACCGTCTACTATCTTATTTGGCCATCAACTATGTGATGATATAGAAGGTGACTTTAAACAGCTATCAAGTCAAAGTATCGATCTAATCAGTACCGCGCCAATGATCATGAATGTCCTAGAGAATAAAAATAGATCAGAATTCATCATAGCTATATCAAGTAACCATACTTATATGGATGCAAGAAGTGCCAATTATATTTTTAACAATTTCATTAATCATTATAATGCTGTGTTACAAGATGAACCCGCTTTAAGTAAAGGCATATTAAGTAAAATAAAATCTCTTAAAACAATTTCAGGTGAAAACTTTGTGACACAAGCTTTATCACAAAGAGAAGAAATTCATAATGCAAAGAATATTGAAGACTTACTTGAATACAAAATTGAAGATATTGGTGAATATGGCATAGACAGAACTGAGTTAACAAAGTGCCTTGATAATTTCAAAAAAAATATCAGAGAGCCTCTGAACAGTCAGTTAGATATTAATCAATGTATCGCTCACTGTCGTAATACTTACCCTCAACTAACAAAGAATAGTATTGTATGTGCAATGCTTGCCAAATCAGTTTACTTAGTCAATGTTGAGAAAAGATCCAAACCAAAAAAACATAAAATTAGTTTTAAAATGTTATCCGATTTATTAAACAATGAGGATAGGCAACGTTATACAGGTAACTATATTTCTTTTTTACCTGTGACTGTTGATGGTGAAAAATCACTGAGTGATATAGCATTACAAATACATAATCGTATTGTGGAATTTAAAACTCAAGGCATAGATGTTTCTATGTTTTCTTTAACTGAAGAGGCAATAAAACAAGAGTTAGTAGGTACTTCTGACGAAGCACTTTCTTTTGTTGTAACCAATTGGAATAATTATGATTACCTTGGATGCGACAGATTCTTACATGATTGTATTTCTAAAAAACATTTAAGTGCTGTCAATATTGAGCCTAAAGACAACTTAGGAGCTGCACTAGTAAATAGACCGGTTGCTGTTATCAACTTCTCTCCTAACAAGGAACTATGTTTATCTTTTTTTCCATCTTTAAAATGTCCACAAGTGAATAAAGATTTATTATCGCAGTTTAAAACTTTACTTCACGCTAAAGATTAA
- a CDS encoding diguanylate cyclase domain-containing protein, which translates to MNFSDFKITEKIYESDISIIYRAVTLDDLTPVILKTLNRDYPTQLELSQFRREYDVSKELRGIDSVWQTKNLLQIHNTLVIVGNDIDGISLSKWLKFNTEINIDKRLVIAISLANALKTLHLNHLIHKDITPDNIVYNEDTNQIQIIDFGIASLLNNEFHNFQNVNQLEGTLSYISPEQTGRVNRNLDYRSDLYSYGVVLYELFSGLLPFKEQQELALVHAHISKQAIDVREINNKIPKALAKIIMKLLSKSADSRYQSSEGLISDLDTCLFELKLNNQDFDFEIGKKDSLQVFNIPQKLYGRQKHIKTILNSFFNICSAKAEVLFILGQSGTGKTALVQEIYKPLTSTSGFFISGKFDQFQKNIPFYAWSQALNELVHLLLKEKADVLEFWKDIIQDAVGDLGKVITQVVPSLELIIGTQPDVSELSSSQAYNRFNYVFIKFLTSLATKKFPLIIFIDDWQWADNASLSLLKRVSDDMQDSCLLLINAYRDDEVDDAHSLSLVRSHIESSAINNHDILLENLTYNDVYDLINEMLQSPIGIDDLVKLVFDKTAGNAFFLIQFLDTLKEKSLILFDVKNDSWYWHHDELHKENMTSNVIELLSQKLLILAQDTQQALRYAASINNRFSLKMLASVIGKPQNIIAQSLEPALLEGIIRPLDINYRYATQKVIYQDVHYRFTHDNLQQAAYALLPEPLKTQTHLQIARTLESKLSNTEKQKELFNIVNHYNIATNLIKNDADIHNLINLNMAAGKKAMNSTAFSSALCYFENAISLLPEDPWSNLQDICAQLLTLAAETALLEKQYCKMESWIDELLAHTRLPIEQASIWTLRLQAYTAQNRLEEAVEASNIALSFLDVNLSKLPSFSKVMFELFKTKYKLRNQTCESLLELQEMTDPSNLLIMRILGLTIPPAYWTSQNLVAVIVFKMTQISVELGYSPMTGYAFSWWGITESALLNQIKSGTEFGNLGIKIAEKYDLQLQQPLFFMGWMLQNFEKPLTDSIATLEHAYEVSLEKGDNEYASYALNNLTQAKFNSSQPLDELVAGMKDTHKILKGFGYTSSQYWHDICWQTANNFYEPCDDPDMLCGKAYNENQKLTLHHKAQDNSTLFLLYFNKLLLSIFFNKENAITYANKGREFLKSGAGMYAYAAFHFYDSLALIKDIKAVPANKRKHLKRIKKNQKKLKHWAQHAPENYLNKWQLVEAECCSLFGKIQKAMTFYADAICNAQNANLHHEQALAHELTAKFYLSLNQERLAITDIKQAYYLYRNWQAHNKVSEIEKEFINIMPNLSQPDLNTQLSLTRKTHTGDGLDLTSLIKSSQMMTKEIELESLTKTLLKIIMENAGADRGFLFLLQENDSLALQAFGWVESLALNITSINETDEQKLKSMLPVSIINYVTRTQTDLSIENATQDKLFSDDEYFESHAVYSCFCHCIMHQGKQVGILYLENSLLQGAFSNQKIEMIELLSSQAAISIVNSHFFSQLEKKVLNRTKALQTSLEKQELLNHELLKSNKKLDDTHQKLQQANLKLLKLANTDGLTNLANRRQFNQRLDDEFNRARRLAQPLTLLFCDIDNFKSFNDTFGHVEGDEVLKQVAKAMESLFVRSSDLTARYGGEEFSIILPDIDKKQANFMAQRLNQVIAELNITHSGNLPHNRITLSIGSYTIVPTNETNIKMLLEGADKAVYAAKHNGRHCHIDFESLKKDIGEVTTMN; encoded by the coding sequence GTGAATTTCTCAGATTTTAAAATTACAGAAAAAATATATGAAAGTGACATTTCAATTATTTACCGTGCGGTTACTTTAGATGACTTAACACCTGTTATATTAAAGACACTTAATCGTGATTACCCAACACAATTAGAGTTAAGCCAATTTCGTCGAGAGTATGATGTTTCCAAAGAGTTAAGAGGAATTGACAGTGTTTGGCAAACAAAAAACTTGCTTCAAATACATAATACATTAGTCATTGTTGGTAATGATATTGATGGAATCTCATTAAGTAAATGGTTGAAATTTAATACAGAAATCAATATTGATAAAAGATTAGTAATCGCAATATCTTTAGCTAATGCCTTAAAAACCTTGCACTTAAATCATTTGATTCATAAAGATATTACACCAGATAATATTGTTTATAATGAAGATACCAACCAAATCCAAATTATTGACTTTGGCATAGCATCTTTACTAAATAATGAGTTTCATAATTTTCAAAATGTAAATCAACTTGAAGGTACGCTTTCCTACATCTCACCAGAGCAAACTGGGAGAGTGAATAGAAACCTTGATTATCGCAGTGATCTTTATTCCTATGGCGTTGTATTATATGAATTATTTTCTGGGTTATTACCATTTAAAGAACAGCAAGAACTTGCTTTAGTTCATGCCCACATTAGCAAGCAAGCAATCGATGTGCGTGAAATTAATAACAAAATTCCAAAAGCGCTTGCAAAAATAATTATGAAATTATTGTCTAAATCTGCAGATTCACGCTATCAGAGTTCTGAAGGTTTAATCTCTGATTTAGATACCTGTTTATTTGAATTAAAACTTAATAATCAAGATTTTGATTTTGAAATTGGTAAAAAAGATAGCCTTCAAGTCTTTAATATCCCGCAAAAATTATATGGTCGTCAAAAACATATAAAAACGATATTAAATTCTTTTTTTAATATTTGTAGTGCAAAAGCTGAAGTTTTATTTATTTTAGGGCAATCAGGCACAGGGAAAACCGCTCTGGTACAAGAAATATATAAACCTTTAACCAGTACATCTGGTTTCTTTATATCTGGGAAGTTTGACCAGTTTCAAAAAAATATTCCCTTTTATGCTTGGTCCCAAGCATTAAATGAATTGGTTCACCTTTTATTAAAAGAAAAAGCAGATGTATTGGAATTCTGGAAAGATATTATTCAAGACGCAGTAGGGGACTTAGGCAAAGTCATAACACAAGTTGTACCTTCACTTGAACTAATAATAGGAACGCAACCAGATGTATCAGAGCTCTCTAGCAGCCAAGCATATAATAGGTTTAATTATGTATTTATAAAGTTTTTAACTTCTTTAGCAACTAAAAAATTCCCTTTAATTATCTTTATTGATGATTGGCAATGGGCTGATAATGCCTCACTATCATTATTAAAGCGTGTATCTGATGACATGCAGGATTCATGTTTATTATTGATCAATGCATACAGAGATGATGAAGTTGATGATGCACATTCACTCTCACTTGTTAGAAGTCACATTGAAAGTTCAGCTATTAACAATCATGATATTTTACTTGAAAACTTAACATATAATGATGTTTATGACCTTATAAATGAAATGCTTCAAAGTCCTATAGGGATCGACGATTTAGTAAAATTAGTATTTGATAAAACAGCCGGAAATGCTTTCTTTTTAATTCAGTTTTTAGACACTCTAAAAGAAAAATCTCTTATCTTGTTTGATGTTAAAAATGACTCTTGGTATTGGCATCATGATGAATTACATAAAGAGAATATGACAAGTAATGTCATTGAATTGCTGTCTCAAAAGTTATTAATATTGGCCCAAGATACACAGCAAGCGTTAAGATATGCTGCCAGTATTAATAATCGCTTTTCGCTTAAAATGCTCGCTAGTGTAATAGGTAAACCCCAAAATATAATCGCTCAATCATTAGAACCGGCTTTATTAGAAGGGATAATAAGGCCGCTGGATATCAATTACCGTTATGCTACACAAAAAGTAATTTATCAAGATGTACATTATCGATTTACCCATGATAACTTACAACAAGCAGCATATGCTTTGCTTCCTGAGCCATTAAAAACACAAACCCACTTACAAATAGCACGCACATTAGAATCAAAACTATCAAACACAGAAAAACAAAAAGAGCTGTTTAACATCGTTAATCACTACAATATTGCGACAAATTTGATTAAAAATGATGCCGATATTCATAATTTAATTAATTTAAATATGGCTGCAGGTAAAAAAGCCATGAACAGTACCGCATTTTCATCTGCTCTTTGTTATTTTGAAAATGCAATTTCGTTACTACCGGAAGATCCTTGGAGTAATTTACAAGATATTTGTGCTCAATTGCTTACGTTAGCTGCCGAAACCGCATTATTAGAAAAACAATATTGTAAAATGGAATCGTGGATTGATGAACTATTAGCGCATACACGCTTACCAATTGAACAAGCAAGTATCTGGACATTAAGACTACAAGCATACACTGCACAAAACCGACTTGAAGAAGCTGTTGAGGCATCGAATATTGCTTTATCTTTTCTTGACGTAAATTTGTCTAAATTGCCTTCTTTTTCAAAGGTAATGTTTGAGTTATTCAAAACAAAATATAAATTACGAAATCAAACCTGTGAAAGCTTACTAGAACTGCAAGAAATGACCGATCCTAGTAATTTATTAATTATGAGGATTTTAGGTTTAACAATCCCACCCGCATATTGGACTAGTCAAAATTTAGTCGCTGTAATCGTTTTTAAAATGACGCAAATATCTGTTGAACTAGGTTATTCGCCAATGACAGGTTATGCTTTTTCGTGGTGGGGGATCACAGAATCTGCGCTATTAAATCAAATTAAATCTGGCACTGAATTTGGCAATCTTGGAATAAAAATCGCTGAAAAATATGACTTACAGTTACAGCAGCCGTTATTCTTTATGGGCTGGATGTTACAAAACTTTGAAAAACCGCTAACTGATTCTATTGCAACTTTAGAACACGCTTATGAAGTATCTTTAGAAAAAGGTGATAATGAATACGCATCTTATGCACTAAATAATTTAACACAAGCTAAATTTAATAGTTCGCAGCCATTAGATGAGCTTGTAGCAGGTATGAAAGATACACACAAAATACTTAAAGGTTTTGGATATACTTCTTCTCAATACTGGCATGATATCTGTTGGCAAACTGCTAACAACTTTTACGAGCCATGTGATGACCCCGATATGTTATGTGGAAAAGCTTATAACGAAAATCAAAAATTAACACTACATCACAAAGCACAAGATAACAGTACCTTATTTTTATTATATTTTAATAAATTATTATTGAGTATATTTTTTAACAAAGAAAATGCCATAACCTATGCAAATAAAGGCCGTGAGTTTTTAAAATCTGGGGCAGGCATGTATGCATATGCAGCTTTTCACTTTTACGATTCTCTAGCCTTAATAAAAGATATTAAAGCTGTACCCGCAAATAAGCGTAAACATCTAAAACGTATTAAAAAGAATCAAAAAAAGTTAAAACATTGGGCACAGCATGCACCTGAAAACTATTTAAATAAATGGCAACTTGTTGAAGCCGAGTGTTGTAGCCTTTTTGGAAAAATCCAGAAAGCCATGACATTTTATGCTGATGCAATTTGTAATGCGCAAAATGCAAATTTACACCATGAGCAAGCACTTGCCCATGAATTAACCGCTAAGTTTTACCTATCATTAAATCAAGAACGTTTAGCGATTACAGATATTAAACAAGCATATTATTTATATAGGAACTGGCAGGCACATAATAAAGTAAGCGAGATAGAAAAAGAGTTCATAAACATTATGCCTAATTTATCTCAACCTGACCTTAATACACAACTTAGCTTAACACGAAAAACTCACACAGGTGACGGACTTGATTTAACAAGCTTAATTAAATCATCTCAAATGATGACTAAAGAAATAGAGTTAGAAAGTTTAACCAAGACATTGTTAAAAATTATTATGGAAAATGCTGGGGCTGATCGCGGTTTTCTATTTTTATTGCAAGAAAACGATAGTCTTGCATTACAAGCCTTTGGTTGGGTTGAATCTCTAGCTCTGAATATCACTTCAATAAATGAAACTGATGAGCAAAAATTAAAATCTATGTTACCAGTCAGTATCATTAATTATGTAACAAGAACACAAACTGATTTATCAATAGAAAATGCAACGCAAGATAAACTCTTTAGCGATGATGAATATTTTGAGAGCCATGCGGTTTATTCATGTTTTTGCCACTGTATTATGCATCAAGGTAAACAAGTTGGCATCTTATATCTAGAGAATAGTCTATTACAAGGTGCATTTAGTAATCAAAAGATAGAAATGATTGAGCTTTTATCATCTCAAGCTGCTATTTCAATTGTTAACTCCCACTTTTTCTCTCAATTAGAAAAGAAAGTATTAAATAGAACTAAAGCACTGCAAACATCCCTTGAAAAACAAGAGTTACTTAATCATGAGTTGTTAAAATCAAATAAAAAGCTAGATGATACCCATCAAAAATTACAACAAGCGAATTTAAAACTGTTAAAACTAGCAAATACAGATGGCTTGACAAATTTAGCAAATCGCAGACAGTTTAATCAACGTCTTGATGATGAATTTAATAGAGCCAGGCGCCTTGCTCAACCTTTAACCTTATTATTTTGTGATATAGATAATTTCAAATCTTTCAATGATACATTTGGTCACGTAGAAGGAGATGAGGTATTAAAACAAGTTGCTAAAGCGATGGAATCTTTATTTGTCAGAAGTTCGGATTTAACCGCTCGTTATGGTGGAGAAGAGTTCTCAATTATTTTGCCTGATATTGATAAAAAACAAGCGAATTTTATGGCACAAAGGCTCAATCAAGTTATTGCTGAACTTAATATTACACATTCTGGTAACTTACCACATAATAGAATTACGTTAAGTATTGGTAGTTATACTATAGTACCAACAAATGAAACCAACATTAAAATGTTATTAGAGGGTGCAGATAAAGCTGTTTATGCAGCTAAACATAACGGACGTCACTGCCATATTGATTTTGAAAGTCTTAAAAAAGATATCGGCGAAGTTACAACAATGAATTAA
- a CDS encoding DUF3302 domain-containing protein, translated as MFLDYFALFLVFFVFLVVFYGIIVIHDIPYEIAVHRNHPHQDAIHATGWISLFTLHALWPFLWIWATLYREDRGWGFKSHTRKNNQEECELSDQLAQLKDTVNKLQNQIAQKE; from the coding sequence ATGTTTTTAGACTACTTTGCACTATTTTTAGTTTTTTTTGTTTTCCTTGTCGTATTTTACGGAATTATTGTAATTCACGATATTCCTTATGAAATAGCAGTACATAGGAATCACCCTCATCAAGATGCAATTCATGCAACAGGTTGGATCAGCTTATTTACTTTACATGCACTTTGGCCTTTTTTATGGATATGGGCCACTCTATATCGTGAAGACAGAGGCTGGGGTTTTAAAAGTCACACAAGAAAGAACAATCAAGAAGAATGTGAATTATCAGATCAATTAGCTCAACTAAAAGATACAGTTAATAAACTTCAAAACCAAATAGCGCAAAAGGAATAA